Proteins encoded together in one Miscanthus floridulus cultivar M001 chromosome 16, ASM1932011v1, whole genome shotgun sequence window:
- the LOC136510784 gene encoding uncharacterized mitochondrial protein AtMg00810-like, whose product MYTRGKGEGRLIVGVYVDDLIITGGNTDVVGRFKKQMLSTFRMSDLGLLSYYLGLEVTQGAHGITLRQSAYATKILEKAGLAGCNASATPMEMKLKLLKEGSTPSVDATEYRSLIGSLRYLCNSRPDLA is encoded by the coding sequence ATGTACACCCGTGGCAAAGGTGAAGGGCGCCTGATCGTGGGCGTATACGTCGACGATCTTATCATCACTGGAGGTAACACAGATGTCGTGGGGAGGTTCAAGAAGCAGATGCTGAGCACCTTCCGCATGAGTGATCTTGGGCTcctctcctactaccttggccTCGAGGTCACCCAAGGAGCTCATGGGATCACGCTGCGCCAAAGTGCCTACGCCACCAAGATCCTCGAGAAGGCTGGGCTGGCAGGTTGTAATGCGAGCGCCACGCCCATGGAGATGAAGCTGAAGCTTCTGAAGGAAGGCTCAACGCCAAGTGTGGACGCCACCGAGTATCGCAGCCTCATTGGCAGCTTGAGGTATTTGTGCAATTCCAGGCCAGACCTGGCGTAA
- the LOC136510785 gene encoding scarecrow-like protein 3, producing the protein MATSGSGSANLAHKDYNQQRGPALVLSSTLQLHRLIADATIVRHADREHETMTRADALLHVLRDLSPKLLELTEQEADHNNDGEGRGGLWDRVNSAFDHYAVLFNDLEVSRVPRESLDRAVVERLHLREEIVDIVARDGAARRERHEKMLRWVPRMVAAGFQPAPVTMDGFKETMRLANRLSDGDRQKPLYRVTAVKGCFFVHSCWAPMFSVSLWQPAPGDDQ; encoded by the exons ATGGCGACGTCAGGatctggctctg CTAATCTAGCACACAAGGATTATAATCAACAGCGCGGACCGGCCCTGGTGCTCTCGTCGACGCTGCAGCTCCACCGCCTGATCGCCGACGCGACCATCGTCAGGCACGCCGATCGGGAGCACGAGACGATGACTAGGGCGGACGCGCTCCTCCACGTGCTCCGCGACCTGTCCCCGAAGCTGCTGGAGCTGACGGAGCAGGAGGCCGATCACAACAACGACGGCGAGGGGCGGGGCGGGCTCTGGGACCGCGTCAACAGCGCCTTCGACCACTACGCGGTCCTGTTCAACGACCTGGAGGTGTCCCGCGTGCCGCGCGAGTCGCTGGACCGCGCGGTCGTGGAGCGGCTGCATCTCCGGGAGGAGATCGTGGACATCGTCGCCCGtgacggcgcggcgcggcgggagCGCCACGAGAAGATGCTGCGCTGGGTGCCACGGATGGTGGCGGCCGGGTTCCAGCCCGCGCCGGTGACAATGGACGGATTCAAGGAGACGATGAGGCTGGCAAACCGGCTGTCCGACGGCGACAGGCAAAAGCCGCTGTATCGGGTAACCGCTGTGAAGGGGTGCTTCTTCGTCCACTCGTGCTGGGCCCCTATGTTCTCAGTTTCGTTGTGGCAGCCGGCGCCAGGCGACGATCAGTGA